The following are encoded in a window of Ranitomeya variabilis isolate aRanVar5 chromosome 6, aRanVar5.hap1, whole genome shotgun sequence genomic DNA:
- the LOC143781359 gene encoding uncharacterized protein LOC143781359 — MATGSQSEWQSLSPSQRDLYKSVITDNYQSELSLDYEMYKPEVRSRIEGGQEPWTGDCPGGKDQETEYGAAWEAGMVGQDHQMIYQEEMGVEHENQILPLTPIDMEISEKKPHICSCCGKSFSCYTAVERHRALCEQQHMTKLQKTRQRQRPFHCSECKKNFSERSTLLRHRKTHSGERPYKCLDCHKAFSQSSALTKHRRSHTGERPYCCSVCSKGFIQNSDLVKHIRTHTGERPYQCSTCPKSFAESSSLIKHKRTHFTNRPQSRNQIKQVKIEASALVKEQSVQRAQGNMTGAADSQYTCADCGKSWKQWTSFIRHQMMHSREKSHKCLHCSKSFIQRSDLVKHMRTHSGDRPYQCVQCNKGFIQKSDLVKHHRTHTGERPFPCTHCHKMFAERSALAKHQRTHTGEKPYRCPTCGRGFSQKSNLLLHQRIHSGDRPYSCSQCDRTFIQKSDLVKHQVVHTRQQCLSVSPTAKESCSYLCGECGLSFGHWPDFQKHNLVHGGHNLFRCTECNKDFILKSDLLKHIRSHKVDKPHLCKICSKSFMQKSDLLKHGRTHTGERPYTCQCCNKTFAEKSALMKHGRIHTGERPHKCALCEKAFLQRSALTKHMRKHTGERPYACGQCGKSFIQNSDLVKHQRIHTGEKPYHCMECDKRFTEGSSLVKHRRTHKGGKPYKCQQCKKTFTQNSDLIKHNLLHIVEEPPNTTAFREIIIIDPENLNKNTMEEAYPYRCTECSNVFHNRPAFKKHLRTHNLERQYLCSKCPRTFLQNSDLVKHLRTHTGERPFHCAKCGKAFIQNSDFVKHQRTHTGERPFKCDMCDRGFVQKSALTKHMRTHTGEKPYRCELCGKCFIQNSDLVKHRRIHTGEKPYRCPECDKTFTEGSSLIKHRRIHNRLQPYSCKECGKKFSQSPNLLKHMKWHVEEQSRLAGALKNKVVVSQRLDRTVSLTHKEEGGKRLFPCSVCGNSFTYKSVLIKHLRIHTGERPYKCNLCVRSFIQNSDLVKHYRTHTGERPYHCQECGRNFVEQSTLSKHQKTHRRTEEESIVTQNPELQHQITYWGESADSPGSLIPKFHIIKQEDNSPIIRPLGSSKSLPSLLKHKRKVTKTQSYTCPECSKTFSHRSVFLTHRKTHGDQLHVCSVCGKKVSQRSALVKHMRTHTGEKPYQCHTCAKSFIQNSDLVKHVRTHTGEKPYKCDLCEKCFIDRSAMVKHLRTHTGERPHKCQECGKGFVQKSDLAKHMRLHTGENMYPCSSCYQTFSSHSAFVKHRHKCSEVTSYKDPNLFYPDMLTWEEQPPPEALNIEGSRLLMRASGVAL; from the exons ATGGCGACCGGCAGCCAG AGTGAGTGGCAGAGTCTCAGCCCATCCCAGAGGGATCTGTACAAGTCGGTGATAACGGACAATTACCAGAGCGAGCTTTCCTTAG ATTACGAGATGTACAAGCCTGAAGTCAGGTCTAGAATTGAAGGTGGTCAGGAACCATGGACCGGAGATTGTCCTGGTGGCAAAGACCAAG AGACAGAATATGGAGCAGCCTGGGAAGCTGGTATGGTTGGTCAAGACCACCAGATGATCTACCAAGAAGAAATGGGAGTAGAACATGAAAACCAGATCTTGCCACTAACTCCCATAGACATGGAGATCTCTGAAAAGAAACCTCACATTTGTAGCTGCTGTGGTAAAAGCTTCAGTTGTTACACTGCTGTGGAGAGACATCGGGCCTTGTGTGAACAGCAGCATATGACCAAACTGCAAAAAACTCGCCAAAGACAGAGGCCATTCCATTGCTCAGAATGTAAAAAGAACTTTTCAGAACGATCCACTCTTCTGCGGCATCGGAAGACACACTCTGGTGAGAGACCGTACAAGTGCTTGGACTGTCACAAGGCGTTTAGTCAGAGTTCTGCTTTAACAAAGCATCGGAGGAGCCACACCGGGGAGAGGCCTTACTGCTGCTCTGTATGCTCAAAGGGCTTTATCCAAAATTCTGACCTGGTTAAACACATTCGAACCCACACCGGAGAAAGGCCGTATCAGTGTTCTACCTGCCCTAAGAGCTTTGCAGAAAGTTCTTCTTTGATTAAACACAAGAGAACACACTTTACAAATCGTCCCCAAAGTAGAAATCAAATTAAACAGGTGAAGATAGAGGCAAGTGCGCTGGTCAAAGAGCAGAGCGTACAGCGTGCTCAGGGGAATATGACTGGAGCAGCAGACTCTCAGTACACATGTGCAGACTGTGGGAAGTCGTGGAAGCAGTGGACATCCTTCATCCGACATCAAATGATGCATTCGAGAGAGAAATCCCACAAGTGCTTGCATTGCAGCAAGAGCTTCATCCAGAGGTCTGACTTGGTCAAGCACATGAGGACACATTCTGGCGACAGACCTTATCAGTGCGTACAGTGCAACAAAGGCTTCATCCAGAAATCTGACCTGGTGAAGCATCACCGGACGCACACTGGAGAAAGGCCATTCCCATGCACTCACTGTCACAAGATGTTTGCTGAACGATCTGCCTTGGCCAAACACCAGAGAACGCACACGGGGGAAAAGCCCTACAGGTGCCCGACCTGTGGGAGAGGTTTTTCTCAGAAATCAAATCTCCTATTGCACCAAAGAATTCACTCTGGAGAtcgtccttacagttgttctcagtGTGATCGGACATTTATACAGAAGTCAGATTTGGTGAAGCATCAGGTAGTGCACACAAGGCAGCAGTGTTTATCTGTCAGCCCTACAGCGAAGGAATCCTGTTCTTACttgtgtggcgagtgtggtctgtcCTTCGGCCACTGGCCTGATTTCCAAAAGCATAACCTGGTGCACGGTGGACATAATCTTTTCCGATGCACCGAGTGCAACAAGGACTTCATCCTGAAGTCAGATCTGTTGAAACATATCCGAAGCCACAAGGTAGACAAGCCCCATCTCTGCAAGATATGTTCTAAGAGCTTCATGCAGAAGTCCGATCTCCTCAAACATGGTCGGACCCACACAGGGGAACGTCCGTACACatgtcagtgttgtaacaagacctTTGCAGAGAAATCTGCTTTAATGAAGCACGGTCGAATTCACACGGGGGAAAGGCCACATAAATGTGCTCTATGTGAGAAAGCCTTTCTGCAGAGGTCAGCGCTGACGAAACACATGAGGAAACATACGGGAGAGAGGCCTTATGCCTGTGGTCAGTGTGGAAAGAGCTTCATTCAGAATTCAGATCTAGTCAAACACCAAAGAatccacactggggagaagccctaTCATTGCATGGAATGTGATAAAAGGTTTACAGAAGGGTCGTCTTTGGTGAAACATCGTAGAACACACAAAGGAGGGAAGCCGTATAAGTGTCAACAGTGTAAGAAGACGTTTACACAAAACTCAGACTTAATTAAACATAATTTACTTCACATTGTAGAAGAGCCACCGAACACCACTGCTTTTCGTGAAATAATCATTATAGACCCAGAGAATCTGAACAAGAATACGATGGAAGAGGCGTACCCGTATCGATGCACAGAGTGTTCCAATGTGTTCCATAATAGACCAGCCTTTAAGAAGCATCTGAGAACACACAATCTAGAAAGACAGTACCTATGCAGCAAGTGTCCCAGGACCTTCTTACAGAACTCAGACTTAGTCAAACATTTGCGAACCCATACGGGAGAACGGCCCTTTCACTGTGCAAAGTGTGGGAAAGCTTTCATTCAGAATTCAGACTTTGTaaaacaccaaagaacccacacaggggaacgGCCATTCAAGTGTGACATGTGCGACCGTGGCTTTGTTCAAAAATCTGCACTGACGAAACACATGAGGACTCACACTGGTGAAAAACCGTATCGATGTGAGctctgtgggaaatgttttatccagaactcTGATCTAGTGAAGCATCGGAggatccacacaggagagaagccataccgCTGCCCTGAATGTGATAAGACCTTCACCGAGGGGTCGTCCCTGATCAAACACCGCAGGATTCACAATAGATTGCAGCCATATTCATGCAAAGAATGTGGGAAAAAGTTTAGTCAGAGCCCCAATCTCCTTAAACACATGAAATGGCACGTTGAAGAACAATCACGTCTAGCCGGCGCACTCAAGAACAAAGTTGTAGTCTCTCAGAgacttgaccgcacagtttccttaacGCACAAGGAGGAGGGAGGTAAAAGGTTGTTTCCGTGTAGTGTGTGCGGAAACAGTTTTACGTACAAGTCTGTGCTAATTAAACATTTACGGATTCACACGGGAGAGCGACCCTACAAGTGCAACCTGTGTGTCAGGAGCTTCATCCAAAATTCAGACCTTGTGAAGCATTACCGTACACACACAGGTGAGAGGCCGTATCACTGCCAGGAATGTGGACGGAACTTTGTTGAACAGTCAACTTTGTCTAAACATCAGAAAACGCACCGCAGAACTGAGGAGGAGAGCATCGTGACACAGAATCCTGAACTTCAGCACCAAATCACCTACTGGGGGGAATCAGCGGACAGTCCTGGGAGTTTGATACCAAAGTTTCACATTATTAAACAAGAAGATAATTCTCCGATCATTCGGCCTTTAGGCAGTTCTAAAAGTTTACCCTCCTTGCTTAAGCATAAAAGAAAGGTGACAAAAACACAGTCGTACACTTGTCCAGAATGCAGTAAGACGTTCAGCCATCGCTCCGTGTTCTTAACCCACAGGAAGACTCATGGGGATCAGCTCCATGTCTGCAGTGTGTGTGGCAAAAAAGTCAGCCAAAGATCGGCCCTGGTGAAACACATGAGGACACACACTGGAGAGAAACCCTATCAGTGTCACACGTGTGCAAAGTCTTTCATTCAGAATTCGGATTTAGTGAAGCATgtgagaacccacacaggagagaaaccatacaAGTGTGACCTTTGCGAGAAATGCTTCATCGATCGGTCTGCAATGGTGAAACACCTGAGAACTCACACTGGAGAGCGCCCACACAAGTGTCAGGAGTGTGGGAAAGGATTTGTGCAAAAATCTGACCTGGCAAAGCATATGAGGCTTCACACAGGGGAGAACATGTATCCGTGCTCCTCGTGTTACCAAACATTCAGCTCTCATTCTGCCTTCGTCAAGCACAGACATAAGTGCTCCGAGGTGACGTCGTACAAAGACCCCAACCTCTTCTACCCGGATATGTTAACCTGGGAAGAGCAGCCACCTCCTGAGGCTCTTAACATAGAAGGTTCTAGGTTATTGATGAGAGCATCAGGAGTGGCCCTGTGA